A section of the Agrobacterium tumefaciens genome encodes:
- a CDS encoding SUF system Fe-S cluster assembly protein gives MTADATAKTQDATEAQEKVSTIPPDELARLSDDVIAALKTVYDPEIPADIFELGLVYKIDIEDDRMVKIVMTLTAPGCPVAGEMPGWVENAVGAVEGVSGVTVEMTFDPPWTPDRMSEEAQVAVGWY, from the coding sequence ATGACTGCCGATGCCACTGCAAAGACCCAGGATGCGACCGAAGCTCAGGAAAAGGTATCCACCATTCCGCCGGATGAGCTCGCACGCCTCAGCGACGATGTGATCGCGGCGCTGAAGACCGTTTATGACCCGGAAATTCCGGCTGATATCTTCGAACTCGGTCTCGTTTACAAGATCGATATCGAGGACGACCGGATGGTCAAGATCGTCATGACGCTGACGGCCCCCGGTTGCCCGGTCGCCGGCGAAATGCCGGGCTGGGTGGAAAACGCCGTTGGCGCCGTCGAGGGTGTTTCCGGCGTCACCGTCGAGATGACCTTCGATCCGCCATGGACGCCGGATCGCATGTCGGAAGAAGCGCAGGTCGCTGTAGGCTGGTATTGA
- the sufC gene encoding Fe-S cluster assembly ATPase SufC, with translation MLEIIDLHAKIADTETEIIKGLNLKVAAGEVAAIMGPNGSGKSTLSYILSGREDYEVTSGDILYNGESILELDAAERAAKGIFLAFQYPVEIPGVATMQFLKVAMNEQRKARGESELTTPDFIRRVKEAAGDLKIDMEMLKRPLNVGFSGGEKKRAEILQMALLEPKLCVLDETDSGLDIDALKIVADGVNALKSPDRATVVITHYQRLLDYIVPDSVHVLYKGKIIRSGDKALALELENNGYADIIGEAA, from the coding sequence ATGCTTGAAATCATCGACCTGCACGCAAAGATCGCCGATACCGAAACCGAGATCATCAAGGGTCTCAACCTGAAGGTTGCCGCTGGTGAGGTTGCTGCCATCATGGGGCCGAACGGTTCCGGCAAGTCGACGCTGTCCTACATCCTGTCGGGCCGTGAGGACTATGAAGTCACCTCCGGTGACATTCTTTATAACGGCGAAAGCATTCTGGAACTGGATGCCGCCGAGCGCGCGGCCAAGGGCATTTTCCTTGCCTTCCAGTATCCGGTCGAAATTCCGGGTGTTGCCACCATGCAGTTCCTCAAGGTTGCGATGAATGAGCAGCGCAAGGCGCGCGGCGAGTCCGAGCTGACGACGCCTGATTTCATCCGCCGCGTCAAGGAAGCAGCCGGCGATCTGAAGATCGACATGGAGATGCTGAAGCGTCCGCTCAACGTCGGTTTCTCCGGAGGTGAGAAGAAGCGCGCTGAAATCCTGCAGATGGCGCTCTTGGAGCCGAAGCTCTGCGTTCTCGACGAAACCGATAGCGGTCTCGACATCGACGCGCTGAAGATCGTGGCTGACGGCGTCAACGCGCTGAAGTCGCCGGATCGCGCCACCGTCGTCATCACCCACTATCAGCGCCTGCTCGATTACATCGTGCCTGACAGCGTTCATGTTCTCTACAAGGGCAAGATCATCCGCTCGGGTGACAAGGCTCTGGCGCTGGAACTGGAAAACAACGGTTACGCCGACATCATCGGTGAAGCGGCCTGA
- a CDS encoding cysteine desulfurase, with the protein MDQTAMAAPYDIEAVRKDFPILSREVYGKPLVYLDNGASAQKPQVVIDAVSHAYANEYANVHRGLHFLSNAATDAYEAAREKVRRFLNAGSVDEIVFTKSSTEAINTVAYGYGMPKIGEGDEIVISIMEHHSNIVPWHFIRERQGAKLVWVPVDDDGAFHIEAFEKSLTERTKLVAITHMSNALGTIVPVKEICRIAHERGIPVLVDGSQGAVHMPVDVRDIDCDWYVMTGHKLYGPSGIGVLYGKADRLREMQPFQGGGEMILDVTEDNVTYNEPPHRFEAGTPPIVQAIGLGYALDYMDNLGRAAIAAHEADLAAYAAERLREINSLRIIGNAPDKGGIFSFELEGIHAHDVSMVIDRRGVAVRAGTHCAMPLLKRFGVTSTCRASFGLYNTRAEVDSLVEALEYARKFFA; encoded by the coding sequence ATGGACCAGACCGCAATGGCGGCCCCTTATGACATCGAAGCCGTGCGCAAGGATTTCCCGATCCTGTCGCGCGAGGTCTATGGCAAGCCGCTGGTCTATCTCGACAACGGCGCGTCCGCTCAAAAGCCGCAGGTGGTGATCGACGCCGTTTCGCATGCTTATGCAAATGAGTACGCAAACGTGCATCGCGGCCTGCATTTCCTCTCCAATGCCGCAACCGACGCCTATGAAGCGGCGCGCGAAAAAGTGCGCCGGTTCCTGAACGCCGGTTCGGTGGACGAGATCGTCTTCACCAAATCCTCGACCGAGGCGATCAATACGGTTGCCTATGGCTACGGCATGCCCAAGATCGGCGAGGGCGACGAGATCGTCATCTCGATCATGGAGCACCACTCCAACATCGTGCCGTGGCATTTCATCCGCGAACGGCAGGGCGCCAAGCTCGTTTGGGTGCCCGTCGATGATGACGGCGCGTTTCATATCGAGGCTTTCGAAAAGAGCCTGACGGAACGCACCAAGCTCGTTGCCATCACCCATATGTCGAATGCGCTCGGCACCATCGTTCCGGTCAAGGAAATATGCCGCATCGCGCATGAGCGCGGCATTCCGGTGCTTGTTGATGGCTCGCAGGGCGCGGTTCACATGCCGGTGGATGTGCGCGATATCGATTGCGACTGGTATGTGATGACCGGCCACAAGCTTTATGGTCCCTCGGGCATCGGCGTGCTCTACGGCAAGGCGGACCGGTTGCGCGAGATGCAGCCGTTCCAGGGCGGCGGCGAGATGATCCTCGACGTTACCGAAGACAATGTCACCTATAACGAGCCGCCGCATCGTTTCGAAGCGGGGACGCCGCCCATCGTGCAGGCGATCGGCCTCGGTTACGCGCTCGATTACATGGACAATCTCGGCCGCGCCGCGATTGCAGCACACGAGGCCGATCTTGCCGCTTACGCCGCCGAGCGGCTGCGCGAGATCAATTCGCTGCGCATCATCGGCAACGCGCCTGACAAGGGCGGTATCTTCTCCTTTGAGCTTGAGGGCATTCACGCCCACGATGTCTCGATGGTGATCGACCGGCGCGGCGTTGCCGTGCGGGCCGGCACCCATTGCGCCATGCCGCTCTTGAAACGCTTCGGCGTCACCTCCACATGCCGGGCATCGTTCGGCCTTTACAATACCCGCGCCGAAGTAGACTCTCTTGTCGAGGCGCTGGAATATGCGCGCAAATTTTTCGCCTGA
- the sufA gene encoding Fe-S cluster assembly scaffold SufA, whose amino-acid sequence MGFAIMTMTGAAASRVKAIVENSGPDAKGVRVGIKKGGCAGMEYTIDLVTEPDAKDDLVEFEGAKVWVQPSAVLYLLGTQMDFEVTKMRSGFTFNNPNQTSACGCGESVELKPADLAALAKQREAEASV is encoded by the coding sequence ATGGGCTTTGCAATCATGACCATGACCGGGGCTGCGGCCTCTCGCGTTAAAGCAATCGTCGAAAATTCCGGACCGGACGCCAAGGGCGTGCGCGTCGGCATCAAGAAGGGCGGCTGCGCGGGCATGGAATATACCATCGACCTCGTAACCGAGCCGGATGCGAAGGACGATCTGGTGGAATTCGAAGGCGCGAAAGTCTGGGTTCAGCCTTCCGCAGTCCTTTATCTGCTTGGCACGCAGATGGATTTCGAAGTGACCAAGATGCGCTCCGGTTTCACCTTCAACAATCCGAACCAGACTTCGGCCTGCGGCTGCGGCGAATCGGTCGAGCTGAAGCCTGCTGATCTCGCGGCGCTGGCAAAGCAGCGTGAGGCAGAAGCAAGCGTCTGA
- the sufD gene encoding Fe-S cluster assembly protein SufD, which translates to MNIQATNRLTPAETALVDAYTAKFSELPGDGAVVAARDVLFDDLKTGGLPTRRIEAWHYTDLKSLLRTVPEDRPAPVIEKVTSVVAGSPVAYMLHGTADIGRVDDVSVSRFADSLLDGSAAAGLAEASKDDTIGRINGSFVRDGIVVEIPADAELDKPIELQAIHGAGQVHSRFPVRFGKGSKATVIERHLSVTSDAALVSSVSDIVVEDGAEATWILLQQQGAADIHLGQLRIKLGAEAKLRLFVINAGGKLVRQELRIDVEGEGTDLIVRGVNLLGGETHTDVTMVLGHNVPNTTSTEVFRNVVFDRAKGIFQGMIRVAPDAQKTDAKMACNTLLMSDDGEFSAKPELEIFADDVQCGHGATVADISDNHLYYLMARGVPRAKARAMLVNAFVAEIVEELEEENLVEALETIISGWLEHHA; encoded by the coding sequence ATGAACATTCAAGCTACCAACCGGCTGACGCCAGCGGAAACCGCGCTGGTCGATGCCTACACCGCCAAGTTCAGCGAGCTGCCCGGCGATGGTGCCGTGGTTGCCGCCCGCGATGTGCTGTTCGATGATCTCAAAACCGGCGGTCTTCCGACTCGCCGCATTGAGGCCTGGCACTATACCGATCTGAAGAGCCTGCTGCGGACCGTCCCTGAGGATCGCCCCGCGCCTGTGATCGAGAAGGTGACGTCCGTCGTTGCCGGTTCGCCTGTGGCTTATATGCTGCATGGCACGGCCGATATCGGCAGGGTCGATGACGTCAGCGTATCGCGCTTTGCGGATAGCCTTCTCGACGGTTCCGCCGCCGCAGGTCTGGCGGAAGCCAGCAAGGATGACACGATTGGCCGCATCAATGGCAGCTTCGTGCGTGACGGCATCGTGGTCGAGATCCCCGCCGATGCTGAGCTCGATAAGCCGATCGAACTGCAGGCGATCCATGGCGCTGGCCAGGTTCACAGCCGCTTCCCGGTGCGTTTTGGCAAGGGTTCGAAAGCGACCGTCATTGAGCGTCACCTTTCGGTGACGTCTGATGCCGCTCTTGTGTCCTCTGTCAGCGATATCGTCGTCGAGGATGGCGCGGAAGCAACCTGGATTCTTCTGCAACAGCAGGGTGCTGCCGATATTCACCTTGGTCAGCTGCGCATCAAGCTTGGCGCGGAAGCGAAGCTCCGTCTCTTCGTGATCAATGCCGGCGGCAAGCTGGTGCGTCAGGAACTGCGCATCGACGTGGAAGGTGAGGGCACCGATCTCATCGTTCGCGGCGTCAACCTTCTGGGTGGCGAAACCCATACCGACGTGACGATGGTTCTCGGCCACAACGTGCCGAACACGACCTCGACGGAAGTTTTCCGCAATGTGGTGTTCGACCGTGCGAAGGGCATTTTCCAGGGCATGATCCGGGTCGCACCGGATGCCCAGAAGACCGACGCGAAGATGGCGTGCAATACGCTGCTGATGTCTGACGATGGCGAGTTCTCGGCAAAGCCGGAACTGGAAATCTTCGCCGACGACGTTCAGTGCGGCCATGGTGCGACGGTTGCCGATATCAGCGACAACCATCTCTACTACCTGATGGCGCGCGGCGTGCCGCGGGCAAAAGCACGGGCGATGCTCGTCAACGCCTTCGTCGCGGAGATCGTCGAGGAACTGGAAGAAGAAAATCTGGTAGAGGCGCTGGAGACGATCATTTCCGGCTGGCTGGAGCATCACGCTTAG